One genomic window of Marinobacter adhaerens HP15 includes the following:
- the nrtS gene encoding nitrate/nitrite transporter NrtS, with protein sequence MQLLELFRRYHKQAAKVALVVGSILLLINQHDALFGYQKIQWLPAVLTYCVPFCVFMLGKLSSERDCQRSSGLNVPVSRYR encoded by the coding sequence ATGCAGTTGCTTGAACTGTTCCGGCGTTACCACAAACAGGCAGCAAAGGTTGCCCTTGTGGTAGGTTCGATTCTATTGCTGATCAACCAACATGATGCGCTGTTCGGATATCAGAAAATTCAATGGCTGCCGGCAGTCTTGACCTACTGCGTCCCATTCTGCGTTTTCATGCTCGGTAAACTGTCCAGCGAACGGGATTGCCAGAGATCCTCCGGACTGAATGTGCCCGTTTCAAGGTATCGTTAA